From Daucus carota subsp. sativus chromosome 6, DH1 v3.0, whole genome shotgun sequence, the proteins below share one genomic window:
- the LOC108227511 gene encoding C2 and GRAM domain-containing protein At1g03370 codes for MKLVVRVIEARNIPAMDPNGYSDPFVRLKLGRQRFKTKVVKKSLTPSWCEEFSFKVEDLKEELVISVLDEDKYCKDDFVGLVKIPVSRVLDADSKSLGTAWYTLQPKNNKSKITDCGEILLTIRFLQNNPFTDEQDLDLAPSRNSTDTAYESPSRSFSTFSSPNRLEEVAPIKEEKSQIQNFVSRVAQLFNKNVEYNPTTSEITQMPEMLETAKTEIIEDSSAEPSSSPSFSDAMKSLELRYQEIDMPSNLSGGVIIDQLYALASPEMNSLLFSPDSDLLRSLADIQRNTDLQLRPWKFEDDGSLKRVISYTKAASKLIKALKATEEQTYLKADSKGFAVLSSASTPDAPYGSSFRVEVLYCITPGPELPSGEQSSRVVISWRMNFLQSTMMRGMIENGARQGVRESVEQHAALLAQNVRLVDPMDIASDKEQVLASLQVEPQSDWKLGIQYFANFTTISTIFMGFYLLLHLCLTTSNTVQGLEFVGLDLPDSVGEVIACAILVLQGQRVLALISRFMHARVKRGSDHGVKAQGDGWLLTVALLEGSNLATVESTGFSDVYVVFSCNGRTKTSSIKFQKSDPLWNEIFEFDAMEEPPSTLDVDVYDFDGPFDEAMSLGHAEINFVKSNISELADVWVPLQGKLAQTCQSKLHLRIFLNDTRGTNAVKEYLTKMEKEVGKKIKLRSPQTNSAFQKLFKLPSEEFLINDFTCQLKRKMPLQGRLFLSSRIIGFHADLFGRKTTFFLLWEDIETIQVVPPTLSSMGSPIIVITLRPGRGLDAQHGAKIQDSEGRLKFHFQSFVSFSVANRTIMALWKARALSPEQKVQIVEEENKASNLLVEEEPADKSLDASEEESDTRSLQSEESGSFLGFVDVDTPMSVVYSSVLSVPTAYVMELFSGSELDDRVMERAGCLNYSHTPWENDKLDVFMRQIYYKFNKGITRYRGEVTSTQQKTRLSDRQGWLIEEIMTLHGVPLGDYFNLNLRYQLEDLPTRSIGCNVQVYIGVAWLKSTKYKNRITKNILTTLQGRLTVMFSTVEKEFISGM; via the exons GTGCGTGTAATTGAAGCTAGAAATATACCAGCAATGGATCCAAATGGTTATAGTGATCCATTTGTTAGGTTAAAATTAGGTAGGCAGAGGTTTAAAACTAAAGTGGTGAAGaaatctttgactccttcttgGTGTGAAGAATTTTCTTTCAAAGTTGAAGACTTGAAGGAAGAGCTTGTTATTTCTGTTTTGGATGAAGATAAGTACTGTAAGGATGATTTTGTCGGTCTAGTTAAAATTCCGGTTTCTCGGGTTTTGGATGCTGATAGCAAGTCACTTGGCACAGCTTGGTACACATTGCAGCCCAAGAATAATAAGTCCAAGATCACGGATTGTG GTGAAATTCTTCTCACTATACGTTTCTTGCAAAACAATCCATTTACGGATGAACAAGATCTTGACTTAGCACCATCCAGAAACTCTACCGACACAGCTTATGAATCACCATCGAGATCCTTTAGTACCTTTTCCTCTCCAAACAGATTAGAGGAGGTTGCTCCGATTAAGGAGGAGAAGTCACAGATTCAGAATTTTGTTAGCAGGGTTGCTCAACTATTCAACAAAAATGTAGAGTACAACCCTACCACTAGTGAAATCACGCAGATGCCAGAGATGCTGGAAACAGCTAAAACTGAGATTATTGAGGACAGTTCTGCAGAACCATCTTCATCTCCCTCTTTTAGTGATGCAATGAAAAGTTTGGAATTGAGATATCAAGAAATTGATATGCCAAGCAATCTTTCTGGAGGAGTAATCATAGATCAATTGTATGCTCTTGCATCACCTGAGATGAATTCTTTACTCTTTTCACCAGATTCAGACTTGCTCAGGTCCCTAGCTGACATACAGCGGAACACAGACCTGCAACTACGACCTTGGAAATTCGAGGATGATGGGAGTTTGAAAAGAGTGATTTCTTACACCAAAGCTGCAAGTAAATTAATCAAGGCGTTGAAAGCCACTGAGGAGCAGACATACTTGAAAGCAGATTCGAAGGGGTTTGCAGTTCTATCGAGTGCCAGCACGCCAGATGCGCCATACGGGAGCAGTTTTAGGGTAGAAGTTCTTTACTGCATTACACCGGGGCCTGAGTTGCCATCAGGGGAACAGTCATCTCGAGTAGTAATATCGTGGAGGATGAACTTTTTGCAGAGTACTATGATGCGAGGTATGATAGAAAATGGGGCAAGACAAGGTGTAAGAGAAAGTGTTGAGCAGCATGCAGCTTTGTTGGCTCAAAATGTACGCCTAGTTGATCCTATGGACATTGCTTCTGACAAGGAACAAGTTTTAGCATCGCTACAGGTGGAACCACAGTCAGACTGGAAACTGGGAATCCAGTATTTTGCTAATTTTACGACAATATCTACCATTTTCATGGGATTTTATTTGCTTTTGCACCTCTGTTTAACCACGTCTAACACAGTTCAAGGACTTGAATTTGTGGGGTTGGACTTGCCAGATTCTGTTGGGGAAGTTATTGCATGTGCTATATTAGTTCTTCAAGGTCAACGAGTGCTGGCACTTATATCACGTTTTATGCATGCCAGAGTTAAGAGAG GCAGTGACCATGGAGTTAAAGCACAGGGGGATGGGTGGTTACTAACCGTTGCCTTGCTTGAAGGGAGCAACTTGGCCACTGTTGAGTCAACTGGGTTCTCTGATGTTTACGTGGTTTTTAGCTGCAATGGCAGAACTAAAACCAGCTCAATCAAGTTCCAGAAATCTGATCCTCTGTGGAACG AAATATTTGAGTTTGATGCAATGGAAGAACCTCCTTCTACGCTGGATGTGgatgtttatgattttgatgGGCCATTTGATGAAGCTATGTCTCTGGGACATGCtgaaattaattttgtgaaGAGTAATATATCTGAGTTAGCTGATGTATGGGTTCCTCTTCAGGGGAAACTAGCACAGACATGTCAATCTAAATTgcatttaagaatttttttgaatGACACAAGAGGCACTAATGCTGTTAAAGAATACCTAACGAAGATGGAGAAAGAGGTGGGAAAGAAG ATTAAATTGCGGTCTCCTCAGACAAATTCAGCATTTCAGAAACTGTTCAAGCTTCCATCAGAAGAATTTCTCATAAATGATTTTACATGTCAATTGAAACGTAAAATGCCTCTGCAG GGCCGTCTGTTTTTATCATCAAGGATAATTGGATTCCATGCTGATCTTTTTGGGCGCAAGACAACCTTCTTTCTTCTCTGGGAGGATATAGAAACCATTCAGGTGGTTCCACCTACTTTGTCATCAATGGGCAGTCCAATTATCGTAATCACTTTACGGCCTGGCAGAGGCTTAGATGCACAACATGGTGCAAAAATACAGGATAGTGAAGGTAGACTGAAGTTTCATTTTCAGTCTTTTGTGTCTTTCAGTGTGGCAAACAG GACAATTATGGCACTATGGAAAGCAAGAGCCTTGAGTCCAGAGCAGAAGGTACAAATAGTTGAAGAGGAAAACAAAGCTAGTAATCTCCTTGTTGAAGAAGAACCTGCTGATAAAAGCCTGGATGCATCTGAGGAAGAATCTGATACCAGAAGTCTTCAAAGTGAGGAGAGTGGGTCATTTTTAGGCTTTGTGGATGTTGACACGCCCATGTCTGTGGTTTATTCTTCTGTTCTCTCAGTTCCT ACTGCTTATGTCATGGAGTTATTCAGTGGGAGTGAATTGGATGATAGGGTCATGGAGAGAGCTGGTTGTCTAAATTACTCTCACACTCCTTGGGAAAATGATAAGCTTGATGTGTTCATGCGGCAGATTtattacaaatttaataaaGGTATTACTCGATATAGAGGAGAAGTGACAAGCACACAACAAAAAACTCGCCTCTCAGATAGACAAGGTTGGCTCATTGAAGAAATAATGACCCTCCATGGAGTTCCGCTAGGTGACTATTTCAAT CTAAACCTGAGATACCAACTTGAAGATCTCCCCACAAGATCCATCGGATGCAATGTGCAAGTTTATATTGGTGTCGCATGGTTGAAAAGTACCAAATATAAGAACAGGATCACAAAGAACATCCTCACAACTCTGCAAGGGCGTCTAACAGTCATGTTTAGTACAGTAGAGAAGGAATTTATATCAGGAATGTAG
- the LOC108225388 gene encoding pentatricopeptide repeat-containing protein At3g26782, mitochondrial produces the protein MKNSNTKSAALSALSQCSATNPNLTSLFTKYVDKTSVSSWNSVIADLARNGDSLEALRAFSSMRKLSLVPNRSTFPCAIKSCSALFDLHSGRQAHQQAFVFGLQSDLFVSSALIDMYSKCGYLVDARTLFDEIPQRNVVSWTIMFTGYVQNGLSHDALILFKDFLKEESETEGEKEAGIDSVALVSVLSACSRVSGKGITEGLHGFIVKRGFQGDTRVGNTLMDAYAKCGEVGASRKVFDEMDEKDVISWNSMIAVYAQVGKSAEAMELFFALVRDKNVHYNSVTLSAVLLACAHSGALQVGKCLHNQAMKMGLQETVYIGTSVVDMYCKCGRIEAAKRAFNQMKEKNVKSWSAMVAGYGANGLAKEALDVFCCMNSSGVKPNYITFVSVLAACSHAGMLDEGKYWFSAMENRFGIEPGVEHYGCMIDLLGRAGRLGEAYNLIKKMKVKPDFVIWGSLLAACRMHRNVELGEISARKLFELDPKNCGYYVLLSNIYADAGRWDDVERMRLLMKNRGLMKPPGFSLVEIKGRVHVFLVGDMEHPEHERIHAYMEKLYVELEEAGYMPNMTSVLHDVNEEEKGMSIRVHSEKLAVAFGLMNSVPGAAIQVIKNLRICGDCHTMIKLISKIRKREIVVRDSKRFHHFKDGCCSCKDYW, from the exons ATGAAGAATTCAAATACAAAATCGGCGGCATTGAGCGCCTTAAGTCAGTGTTCAGCAACCAATCCCAACCTCACAAGCTTGTTTACGAAATACGTAGACAAAACAAGTGTTTCATCTTGGAACTCTGTCATTGCTGACTTGGCTCGCAACGGGGACTCGCTTGAAGCTCTTCGAGCTTTCTCTTCTATGCGAAAGCTTTCTCTTGTCCCAAACCGGTCCACCTTTCCATGTGCTATTAAATCTTGCTCTGCACTTTTTGATTTACACTCGGGCAGGCAAGCTCACCAACAGGCTTTCGTATTTGGCTTACAATCAGACCTTTTTGTTTCTTCTGCTCTCATTGATATGTACTCAAAATGTGGCTACTTGGTGGACGCAAGAACATTGTTTGATGAAATTCCTCAAAGAAATGTGGTTTCTTGGACTATTATGTTTACTGGGTATGTCCAAAATGGACTTTCGCATGATGCCCTAATACTTTTTAAGGACTTCTTGAAGGAAGAAAGTGAAACTGAGGGAGAAAAAGAGGCGGGTATTGATTCGGTTGCCTTGGTATCAGTTCTGTCTGCTTGTTCTCGTGTTTCGGGGAAGGGTATAACAGAAGGACTTCATGGTTTTATAGTAAAAAGGGGATTTCAAGGGGATACACGCGTTGGTAACACTTTGATGGATGCGTATGCCAAGTGCGGGGAGGTTGGTGCCTCTAGAAAAGTGTTTGATGAGATGGATGAGAAGGATGTTATATCTTGGAATTCCATGATTGCTGTGTATGCTCAAGTTGGAAAGTCAGCCGAGGCAATGGAATTGTTCTTTGCCCTTGTTAGGGATAAGAATGTTCACTATAATAGTGTAACTTTATCTGCTGTATTATTGGCTTGTGCACATTCTGGAGCTCTGCAAGTTGGAAAGTGTTTGCATAATCAG GCCATGAAGATGGGTCTTCAGGAAACTGTATATATAGGTACTTCAGTCGTTGACATGTATTGTAAATGTGGTAGAATTGAAGCAGCAAAGAGGGCATTTAATCAAATGAAAGAAAAGAACGTGAAGTCTTGGAGTGCCATGGTTGCTGGTTATGGAGCAAATGGTCTTGCGAAAGAAGCTTTGGATGTATTTTGCTGTATGAATAGTTCTGGGGTAAAACCAAACTACATAACCTTTGTGTCAGTCCTGGCAGCTTGTAGTCATGCTGGCATGTTGGATGAAGGAAAGTATTGGTTCAGTGCCATGGAGAATAGATTTGGTATTGAACCGGGGGTGGAGCATTACGGTTGCATGATTGATCTTCTTGGTCGTGCTGGTAGACTTGGGGAGGCTTATAATCTGATAAAGAAAATGAAGGTAAAGCCTGATTTTGTGATATGGGGTTCTCTATTAGCTGCGTGCAGAATGCACAGAAATGTGGAGCTCGGGGAGATCTCTGCAAGGAAATTGTTTGAACTAGATCCAAAAAATTGTGGATATTATGTATTGCTTTCAAACATATATGCGGATGCTGGAAGGTGGGATGATGTGGAAAGAATGAGATTACTTATGAAAAATCGCGGGCTAATGAAGCCTCCGGGATTTAGTCTGGTTGAAATCAAAGGAAGGgttcatgtgtttttggttgGAGACATGGAGCATCCTGAACATGAGAGGATTCATGCATATATGGAGAAATTATATGTGGAGCTTGAGGAAGCAGGTTACATGCCCAATATGACATCAGTTCTTCATGACGTGAATGAGGAAGAGAAGGGAATGTCAATTAGAGTTCACAGTGAAAAGTTGGCAGTGGCATTTGGTCTTATGAACTCAGTCCCTGGAGCAGCAATTCAGGTAATTAAGAATCTTCGTATTTGTGGTGATTGTCATACAATGATAAAACTCATTTCCAAGATTCGAAAACGAGAAATTGTGGTGAGAGATTCCAAAAGATTTCACCACTTTAAAGATGGCTGCTGTTCTTGTAAGGATTATTGGTGA
- the LOC108224301 gene encoding BTB/POZ domain-containing protein At5g47800 isoform X1 yields the protein MKFMKLGTRPDAFYTEEAARKITSDIPSNLTVLIDDISYHVHTLQFVLLPKCGLLQRLCSSHARDSDNVMVLELHEIPGGVDAFELCAKFCYGITTNFSAHNIVSALCAAHFLQMTESVEKGNFALKLEIFFSSCILEGWKDSIVVLQTTGRLSEWSENLGIIRRCIDSIVDKILTPPSKVTWPYTYTRPGYSEKRHQNVPKDWWTEDISEVDIDLFRCIITTVRSANMLPLQLIGEALHVYACCWLPDIKKINPTATSNSQSEESLDRKRRILVSIASMIPEQRGSVSVGFLLRLSSMVKFLGVSPAIKAELIKRSSLQLEDAALDDLLLPSHSPSAEDTHFYDINLVGAVLESYLREWKRQCNAGSTRYQRSITKVGKLIDLYLQLIARDVNTPVQKFLWLAEALPEISRPNHDELYKAINIYLEEHPELSKQEKKKLCRILDCQRLSPEVCAHAVKNERLPLRTVVQLLFFEQERAGMATSSDNIKKQEEDEQELRPPTAARQQTPASASAAHELSKLKLGPSRKLSEVESTRSSTPGIRKASEKLLEHSTSGKVTARSSKTPGTGEKSEHQKMRIRDQRLPVELKEKMIIEQVQERNVEIGQGTHGNGFEPKKTMPRRQR from the exons ATGAAGTTCATGAAACTGGGAACAAGACCAGATGCATTCTACACAGAAGAAGCAGCCAG GAAGATAACTTCAGATATACCAAGCAATCTCACAGTACTGATTGACGACATCAGTTATCATGTCCATACG CTGCAGTTTGTGCTTCTTCCAAAGTGTGGCCTTCTACAACGACTCTGTTCATCACATGCCAGAGATTCTGACAATGTCATGGTACTGGAGCTTCATGAGATCCCTGGAGGGGTAGATGCTTTCGAGCTGTGTGCCAAGTTTTGCTATGGAATCACGACCAATTTTAGTGCACACAACATTGTTTCTGCACTTTGTGCTGctcactttcttcaaatgacTGAATCAGTTGAAAAAGGAAATTTTGCTTTAAAACTCGAGATATTTTTCAGTTCATGTATTCTTGAAGGCTGGAAAGATTCAATTGTCGTTCTGCAGACTACTGGAAGGTTGTCAGAGTGGTCAGAAAACCTTGGAATCATCAGAAGGTGCATCGATTCTATTGTGGACAAAATACTGACACCGCCATCGAAG GTCACATGGCCCTATACTTATACCAGACCAGGGTATTCAGAAAAGAGGCACCAGAATGTCCCTAAGGATTGGTGGACTGAGGACATAAGTGAGGTTGACATAGATTTGTTCAGATGCATTATAACGACAGTAAGGTCAGCAAATATGCTGCCTCTACAACTAATTGGCGAGGCTTTGCATGTCTATGCCTGCTGTTGGCTAccagatattaaaaaaattaatcctaCAGCAACTTCAAATTCTCAAAGTGAAGAATCTTTAGATAGAAAAAGAAGAATACTTGTAAGCATTGCGAGCATGATTCCAGAACAGAGAGGATCTGTTTCAGTTGGATTCCTGCTCAGGCTCTCAAGTATGGTAAAGTTTCTTGGAGTTTCTCCAGCAATAAAGGCAGAACTTATAAAGAGGTCAAGCCTTCAGCTCGAGGATGCAGCATTGGATGATTTGTTGCTACCATCCCACTCTCCTTCTGCAGAAGATACACACTTTTATGACATTAACTTGGTTGGAGCGGTATTAGAGAGTTACTTGAGGGAATGGAAGAGACAATGTAATGCAGGAAGTACACGATATCAAAGATCAATTACGAAGGTTGGAAAACTCATTGATTTATATCTACAGCTAATAGCAAGAGATGTAAACACACCAGTACAGAAGTTCTTGTGGCTTGCAGAAGCGCTACCTGAAATTTCAAGGCCCAACCATGATGAACTTTACAAGGCCATTAACATTTATCTAGAG GAGCATCCTGAGCTAAGCAAGCAGGAGAAGAAGAAATTATGTCGCATCTTAGACTGCCAGAGATTGTCACCGGAGGTATGTGCTCATGCTGTTAAAAATGAGCGGCTGCCATTAAGAACAGTTGTGCAACTTTTATTCTTTGAACAAGAGAGAGCTGGCATGGCAACAAGTAGTGACAATATCAAAAAGCAAGAGGAGGACGAGCAGGAGCTTCGTCCTCCTACTGCTGCAAGACAACAAACACCAGCCTCTGCCTCCGCAGCACATGAATTAAGCAAATTGAAATTGGGCCCCTCGAGAAAACTCAGTGAAGTGGAGAGCACTAGAAGTAGTACTCCTGGCATCAGGAAGGCAAGTGAAAAGCTCCTAGAACACAGTACTTCAGGGAAGGTCACTGCAAGAAGTAGTAAAACTCCTGGCACTGGTGAAAAAAGTGAACATCAGAAAATGAGAATCCGGGATCAGAGGTTGCCAGTTGAACTTAAAGAGAAGATGATCATAGAACAAGTCCAAGAAAGAAACGTAGAGATCGGACAAGGAACTCATGGTAATGGATTTGAACCCAAGAAGACAATGCCTAGAAGACAGAGATAA
- the LOC108224301 gene encoding BTB/POZ domain-containing protein At5g47800 isoform X2 yields MKFMKLGTRPDAFYTEEAARKITSDIPSNLTVLIDDISYHVHTFVLLPKCGLLQRLCSSHARDSDNVMVLELHEIPGGVDAFELCAKFCYGITTNFSAHNIVSALCAAHFLQMTESVEKGNFALKLEIFFSSCILEGWKDSIVVLQTTGRLSEWSENLGIIRRCIDSIVDKILTPPSKVTWPYTYTRPGYSEKRHQNVPKDWWTEDISEVDIDLFRCIITTVRSANMLPLQLIGEALHVYACCWLPDIKKINPTATSNSQSEESLDRKRRILVSIASMIPEQRGSVSVGFLLRLSSMVKFLGVSPAIKAELIKRSSLQLEDAALDDLLLPSHSPSAEDTHFYDINLVGAVLESYLREWKRQCNAGSTRYQRSITKVGKLIDLYLQLIARDVNTPVQKFLWLAEALPEISRPNHDELYKAINIYLEEHPELSKQEKKKLCRILDCQRLSPEVCAHAVKNERLPLRTVVQLLFFEQERAGMATSSDNIKKQEEDEQELRPPTAARQQTPASASAAHELSKLKLGPSRKLSEVESTRSSTPGIRKASEKLLEHSTSGKVTARSSKTPGTGEKSEHQKMRIRDQRLPVELKEKMIIEQVQERNVEIGQGTHGNGFEPKKTMPRRQR; encoded by the exons ATGAAGTTCATGAAACTGGGAACAAGACCAGATGCATTCTACACAGAAGAAGCAGCCAG GAAGATAACTTCAGATATACCAAGCAATCTCACAGTACTGATTGACGACATCAGTTATCATGTCCATACG TTTGTGCTTCTTCCAAAGTGTGGCCTTCTACAACGACTCTGTTCATCACATGCCAGAGATTCTGACAATGTCATGGTACTGGAGCTTCATGAGATCCCTGGAGGGGTAGATGCTTTCGAGCTGTGTGCCAAGTTTTGCTATGGAATCACGACCAATTTTAGTGCACACAACATTGTTTCTGCACTTTGTGCTGctcactttcttcaaatgacTGAATCAGTTGAAAAAGGAAATTTTGCTTTAAAACTCGAGATATTTTTCAGTTCATGTATTCTTGAAGGCTGGAAAGATTCAATTGTCGTTCTGCAGACTACTGGAAGGTTGTCAGAGTGGTCAGAAAACCTTGGAATCATCAGAAGGTGCATCGATTCTATTGTGGACAAAATACTGACACCGCCATCGAAG GTCACATGGCCCTATACTTATACCAGACCAGGGTATTCAGAAAAGAGGCACCAGAATGTCCCTAAGGATTGGTGGACTGAGGACATAAGTGAGGTTGACATAGATTTGTTCAGATGCATTATAACGACAGTAAGGTCAGCAAATATGCTGCCTCTACAACTAATTGGCGAGGCTTTGCATGTCTATGCCTGCTGTTGGCTAccagatattaaaaaaattaatcctaCAGCAACTTCAAATTCTCAAAGTGAAGAATCTTTAGATAGAAAAAGAAGAATACTTGTAAGCATTGCGAGCATGATTCCAGAACAGAGAGGATCTGTTTCAGTTGGATTCCTGCTCAGGCTCTCAAGTATGGTAAAGTTTCTTGGAGTTTCTCCAGCAATAAAGGCAGAACTTATAAAGAGGTCAAGCCTTCAGCTCGAGGATGCAGCATTGGATGATTTGTTGCTACCATCCCACTCTCCTTCTGCAGAAGATACACACTTTTATGACATTAACTTGGTTGGAGCGGTATTAGAGAGTTACTTGAGGGAATGGAAGAGACAATGTAATGCAGGAAGTACACGATATCAAAGATCAATTACGAAGGTTGGAAAACTCATTGATTTATATCTACAGCTAATAGCAAGAGATGTAAACACACCAGTACAGAAGTTCTTGTGGCTTGCAGAAGCGCTACCTGAAATTTCAAGGCCCAACCATGATGAACTTTACAAGGCCATTAACATTTATCTAGAG GAGCATCCTGAGCTAAGCAAGCAGGAGAAGAAGAAATTATGTCGCATCTTAGACTGCCAGAGATTGTCACCGGAGGTATGTGCTCATGCTGTTAAAAATGAGCGGCTGCCATTAAGAACAGTTGTGCAACTTTTATTCTTTGAACAAGAGAGAGCTGGCATGGCAACAAGTAGTGACAATATCAAAAAGCAAGAGGAGGACGAGCAGGAGCTTCGTCCTCCTACTGCTGCAAGACAACAAACACCAGCCTCTGCCTCCGCAGCACATGAATTAAGCAAATTGAAATTGGGCCCCTCGAGAAAACTCAGTGAAGTGGAGAGCACTAGAAGTAGTACTCCTGGCATCAGGAAGGCAAGTGAAAAGCTCCTAGAACACAGTACTTCAGGGAAGGTCACTGCAAGAAGTAGTAAAACTCCTGGCACTGGTGAAAAAAGTGAACATCAGAAAATGAGAATCCGGGATCAGAGGTTGCCAGTTGAACTTAAAGAGAAGATGATCATAGAACAAGTCCAAGAAAGAAACGTAGAGATCGGACAAGGAACTCATGGTAATGGATTTGAACCCAAGAAGACAATGCCTAGAAGACAGAGATAA